A window of Auraticoccus monumenti contains these coding sequences:
- a CDS encoding helix-turn-helix transcriptional regulator: MGTTDLRTEIRDFLSTRRARITPEQAGLPAYGGNRRVKGLRREEVAMLAGVSVDYYVRMERGSLAGASESVLDALAEALRLDEAERSHLYALARKCGARGPRRRQPTSGAIRPGIQQMLDAITDAPAWVRNGRHDLVAMNSLGRALYAPVLTDDRRPPNTCRFVYLDPAAPDFFVDYERVANDAAAMLRLEAGRNPHDPDLIALVGELSTRSELFRTRWASHDVQLFRSGHKRLRHPVVGQLDLDFESMEIASAPGLHLNVYTAPAGSPTADGLRLLASWAASQQQVDSASDAVAGTGA, encoded by the coding sequence ATGGGCACCACCGACCTGCGCACCGAGATCCGTGACTTCCTCAGCACCCGCCGGGCCCGGATCACCCCCGAGCAGGCGGGCCTCCCGGCCTACGGCGGGAACCGTCGCGTCAAGGGCCTGCGGCGCGAGGAGGTGGCGATGCTGGCCGGGGTGTCGGTCGACTACTACGTCCGGATGGAGCGGGGCAGCCTGGCCGGGGCCTCGGAGAGCGTGCTGGACGCCCTGGCCGAGGCGTTGCGCCTGGACGAGGCTGAGCGCAGCCACCTCTACGCGCTGGCCCGCAAGTGCGGCGCCCGCGGCCCCCGGCGGCGGCAGCCGACCTCGGGAGCCATCCGCCCCGGGATCCAGCAGATGCTCGACGCCATCACCGACGCCCCCGCATGGGTCCGCAACGGCCGCCACGACCTGGTGGCCATGAACTCCCTGGGTCGCGCGCTGTACGCCCCGGTGCTCACCGACGACCGGCGTCCGCCCAACACCTGCCGCTTCGTCTACCTCGACCCGGCCGCCCCCGACTTCTTCGTCGACTACGAGCGGGTGGCCAACGACGCCGCCGCCATGCTGCGGCTGGAGGCCGGCCGCAACCCCCACGACCCGGACCTGATCGCCCTGGTGGGTGAGCTGTCCACCCGCTCGGAGCTGTTCCGCACCCGCTGGGCCTCCCACGACGTGCAGCTCTTCCGCAGCGGGCACAAGCGGCTGCGCCACCCGGTGGTCGGTCAGCTCGACCTCGACTTCGAGTCGATGGAGATCGCCTCGGCCCCCGGGTTGCACCTCAACGTCTACACCGCACCCGCCGGGAGCCCGACCGCCGACGGCCTGAGGCTGCTCGCCTCGTGGGCGGCCAGCCAGCAGCAGGTCGACAGCGCGTCGGACGCCGTCGCGGGCACCGGCGCCTGA